Proteins found in one Odocoileus virginianus isolate 20LAN1187 ecotype Illinois chromosome 10, Ovbor_1.2, whole genome shotgun sequence genomic segment:
- the LOC110151269 gene encoding olfactory receptor 5P6, whose protein sequence is MDSLGHGNDTAMTGFILLGLTNDPVLRIIFFMIILCIYLVTICGNLSTIILIRISSQLHHPMYFFLTHLAFADIGYSSSVTPNMLVNFLVETNTISYPGCAVQLGSVVFFGSSECFLLAAMAYDRFVAICSPLLYSTKMSTQVYVQLLTVAYVAGFLNACSFTICFYFLLFCGPNQVNHFFCDFAPLVELSCSDISIPAVVPSFTAGSIIVVTVTVIAVSYIYILITILRMHSTEGRHKAFSTCTSHLTAVTLFYGTITFIYVMPKSSYSTDQNKVVSVFYMVVIPMLNPLIYSLRNNEIKGALKRELC, encoded by the coding sequence ATGGATTCCCTGGGGCATGGGAATGATACTGCAATGACAGGTTTCATTTTACTGGGCTTAACAAATGATCCAGTCCTTCGAATCATCTTCTTCATGATCATCCTCTGTATCTACCTGGTGACCATATGTGGGAATCTCAGCACAATTATTCTTATCAGAATCTCTTCTCAGCTCCATCatcctatgtatttttttttgacCCACTTGGCCTTTGCTGACATAGGTTATTCATCTTCTGTTACACCCAATATGCTTGTAAACTTCCTGGTGGAGACAAATACCATCTCCTATCCTGGATGTGCAGTCCAGCTGggttctgttgttttctttgggtCATCTGAGTGCTTCCTTTTGGCTGCCATGGCATATGATCGCTTTGTGGCAATTTGCAGCCCGCTGCTTTATTCCACCAAAATGTCCACACAAGTTTATGTTCAGTTACTCACAGTGGCTTATGTAGCTGGTTTTCTCAATGCTTGCTCTTTTActatttgcttctattttttacTCTTCTGTGGACCAAATCAAGTCAAtcattttttctgtgattttgctCCTTTGGTTGAACTCTCCTGTTCTGACATCAGTATCCCTGCAGTTGTCCCCTCATTTACGGCTGGCTCCATCATTGTTGTTACAGTGACTGTCATAGCTGTATCCTACATCTACATCCTCATCACCATCCTCAGGATGCACTCCACTGAGGGGCGCCACAAGGCCTTCTCAACATGCACGTCCCACCTCACAGCAGTCACTCTGTTCTATGGGACCATCACATTCATTTATGTGATGCCCAAGTCCAGCTACTCAACTGACCAGAACAAGGTGGTATCTGTGTTCTACATGGTGGTGATCCCCATGTTGAACCCCCTCATCTACAGCCTCAGGAACAATGAGATTAAGGGGGCTCTGAAGAGAGAGCTTTGTTAA